A region from the uncultured Sunxiuqinia sp. genome encodes:
- a CDS encoding FecR domain-containing protein gives MGSKYTIEPTQLLEKLKSSELTAQEKENLRAYIKSTFRDKELDQLMTSHWDQQNVTVEEHDLYFHLLRDKIWRVVKTKQESHLGKDFRKLKWTSYLIRIAAILFIPLFIGSAFLYYRLYQHDQIGGLVMQEVFAMPGSRVNFTLPDQTQVWLNSGSSIKYPVNFTTQNTREVILIGQGYFEVAHHADQPFIVRTSELNIRVLGTSFDVSSYAGERTMSSTLEEGRIALLNDNGEEIANLKPGQRMTLDRKSRKMLVEDVETYLTTSWKDGKLIFKEASLEETVVKLERWFNCKISVSPDLLNSDIRYTATIQNETIEEVLKMIEISTSVKTKIEDREVTIWSEN, from the coding sequence ATGGGATCAAAATATACAATAGAGCCTACGCAATTGCTTGAAAAACTGAAATCAAGTGAGCTTACGGCTCAGGAGAAGGAAAATCTCAGAGCATACATCAAGTCGACCTTCAGAGACAAAGAGCTGGATCAACTAATGACAAGCCACTGGGATCAACAAAATGTAACTGTTGAGGAACACGATTTATACTTTCATCTGTTACGAGATAAGATCTGGCGAGTTGTAAAAACTAAACAAGAGAGTCACCTGGGGAAAGACTTCAGGAAACTTAAATGGACTTCTTATCTTATTCGCATTGCTGCAATACTATTTATTCCGCTATTCATTGGATCTGCTTTTTTATACTACCGTTTGTATCAGCACGATCAAATAGGGGGATTAGTCATGCAGGAGGTATTTGCAATGCCTGGATCACGGGTAAACTTTACACTTCCCGATCAAACACAAGTTTGGCTAAATTCAGGCAGTTCTATTAAGTACCCGGTAAACTTCACAACGCAAAACACCCGAGAGGTAATACTTATTGGCCAAGGATATTTTGAAGTAGCTCATCATGCTGATCAACCTTTTATTGTAAGAACATCAGAACTGAATATTCGGGTTTTGGGTACTTCCTTCGATGTATCGAGTTATGCTGGCGAAAGAACAATGAGCTCCACCCTGGAAGAAGGACGCATTGCTTTGCTAAATGACAACGGCGAAGAGATAGCCAACCTGAAGCCCGGGCAAAGAATGACGCTGGACCGGAAATCACGAAAAATGCTTGTTGAAGATGTGGAGACTTACTTAACGACTTCATGGAAAGATGGCAAACTAATTTTTAAAGAGGCATCACTTGAAGAAACTGTGGTAAAACTCGAACGATGGTTTAATTGTAAGATCAGCGTGTCACCGGACTTGTTAAATTCCGATATACGATACACGGCTACAATACAAAACGAAACGATTGAAGAGGTTTTGAAAATGATTGAGATATCTACATCAGTAAAAACAAAAATTGAAGATAGAGAAGTAACAATATGGTCTGAAAACTAA
- a CDS encoding RNA polymerase sigma-70 factor: MIEHAQNINSTTLKELKGGSSAAFKTIFDAYGKKIHRFSLAYLKSEQEAEEIVQEVFLKIWKVRGDLQPDRSFDSFIFTMAKNAILNTIRKSKNEQLYVSYAKLHPGRDILLDDELDFAELERAYKKAIEELSPQRKKIFLLSREKILTNAEISNQLGISIKTVENQMTISISQIRKSLMSMGFSGLIFFDLFH, translated from the coding sequence TTGATCGAACATGCTCAAAATATTAATTCTACTACACTTAAAGAACTAAAAGGAGGTTCTTCAGCGGCGTTTAAAACCATTTTCGATGCTTACGGAAAAAAGATACACCGTTTTTCGCTGGCATATTTAAAAAGTGAGCAGGAAGCCGAGGAAATCGTCCAGGAGGTGTTTCTCAAAATTTGGAAAGTTAGAGGCGATTTACAACCCGATCGGTCGTTTGATTCATTTATTTTTACCATGGCTAAAAATGCCATTTTGAACACCATCCGCAAATCAAAAAATGAGCAGCTTTATGTCAGTTATGCGAAACTACATCCGGGTCGGGATATTCTACTTGACGACGAGCTAGATTTTGCGGAATTGGAGCGTGCCTATAAAAAGGCCATTGAAGAATTGAGTCCGCAACGAAAGAAAATTTTTTTACTGAGCCGGGAGAAGATTCTGACAAATGCAGAAATTTCGAACCAACTGGGTATATCTATTAAAACAGTTGAAAACCAGATGACTATATCCATTTCCCAAATACGAAAGAGTCTGATGTCTATGGGTTTTTCGGGGCTAATATTTTTCGATCTTTTTCATTAA
- a CDS encoding family 43 glycosylhydrolase: MTKFNLLKTFFLFGVVFPVLTALVSCQSKSSDDELSGYLFTYFTGNGPGEEAIRFAVSMDGYHYKALNNNEPVLDSKEISTSGGVRDPHILRGADGKTFYMVATDLYVPVMGWKNYAMVLMKSTDLIHWESSKVNIPESFPDEFGDVWRVWAPQTIYDEQTGKYMIYFSMKQGDDPDKIYYAYANEDFTELEDAPEQLFYSPTNNACIDGDIIFHDGKYHLFMKSEDGKPGIKLAISNQLTEGYEQISSERVDEETDPVEGSGIFKLNNSEEWILMYDLYTKGGYQFTKSKDLKHFKVIDEEISMNFHPRHGTVMPITEKELMRLINQWGEPEDFFVEVQSNGVKEKNVVLDVEEKSIQLPVKNGVDLTSFDPQFKNWSGVSYTPQGAQDFSSGPVAYKFTIEGQGEIVYQVEAVEHHNPVLEGYYADPDILYAEKTGKYYIYPTTDGFNNWGGYYFKVFSSDNLIDWTDEGTILNLKKDVSWANRNAWAPCIVEKKIDGEYKYFFYFTAAQKIGVAVADNPTGPFVDSGTTLIDFKTLGVDRGQEIDPDVFTDPESGKSYLYWGNGYMAAAELNDDMVSINKNTLKQMNIDNTYREGTYVIYRDGTYYFMWSEDDTRSPNYKVRYATSDSPLGKLTIPENNIVIQRDEEQNIFAPGHNSAIQVPGKDEWYLVYHRFTYPKGIEMGRSGGFHREVCIDKLAFSPAGEILEVDPTLKGIDPLE, translated from the coding sequence ATGACTAAATTCAATTTACTCAAAACTTTTTTTCTTTTTGGGGTGGTATTTCCAGTTCTAACAGCACTAGTGTCATGTCAATCCAAATCCTCCGACGACGAATTATCAGGTTACCTGTTTACTTATTTTACGGGAAATGGGCCGGGAGAAGAAGCGATCCGGTTTGCCGTGAGTATGGATGGGTATCATTACAAAGCACTAAATAACAATGAACCGGTTTTAGATTCCAAAGAAATTAGTACTTCCGGCGGTGTTCGTGACCCACATATCCTGCGTGGAGCTGATGGTAAAACGTTCTACATGGTAGCTACTGATTTGTATGTCCCTGTAATGGGATGGAAAAACTATGCGATGGTGCTCATGAAGTCAACTGACTTAATTCATTGGGAATCATCAAAAGTGAATATTCCTGAGTCGTTCCCTGATGAATTTGGAGACGTCTGGCGGGTGTGGGCTCCACAAACCATTTATGATGAGCAGACCGGAAAGTACATGATTTACTTTTCGATGAAGCAAGGAGATGATCCGGATAAGATCTATTATGCTTATGCCAATGAGGATTTTACGGAGTTGGAAGATGCTCCCGAACAATTGTTTTATAGCCCGACCAACAATGCCTGTATCGATGGAGATATTATTTTCCACGATGGGAAATATCATCTGTTTATGAAATCGGAAGATGGAAAACCGGGTATCAAACTTGCTATTTCTAACCAGTTGACAGAAGGTTATGAGCAAATTAGCAGCGAGCGCGTTGATGAAGAAACCGACCCTGTAGAGGGTAGTGGTATTTTCAAACTCAACAATTCTGAGGAGTGGATTTTGATGTACGACCTCTATACCAAAGGTGGATACCAATTTACAAAAAGCAAAGATTTAAAACATTTTAAGGTGATTGACGAAGAAATTTCTATGAATTTTCATCCGCGCCATGGTACGGTAATGCCGATTACCGAAAAGGAACTAATGCGTTTGATCAATCAATGGGGCGAACCGGAAGACTTTTTTGTTGAGGTGCAGTCGAACGGGGTGAAAGAGAAAAATGTTGTGCTCGATGTGGAGGAAAAATCAATTCAACTGCCGGTAAAAAATGGTGTCGATTTAACAAGCTTTGATCCTCAATTTAAGAACTGGTCAGGAGTTTCATATACGCCTCAAGGAGCTCAGGATTTTTCATCCGGACCAGTAGCTTACAAATTTACAATCGAAGGGCAGGGCGAAATCGTTTATCAGGTTGAAGCCGTTGAACACCACAATCCGGTGTTGGAGGGGTATTATGCAGATCCCGATATCTTATATGCTGAAAAAACCGGAAAGTACTACATTTATCCAACAACCGATGGTTTTAATAATTGGGGCGGATATTACTTTAAGGTTTTTTCATCGGATAACTTGATCGATTGGACGGACGAAGGCACGATTCTCAATCTGAAAAAGGATGTGTCTTGGGCTAACCGTAATGCTTGGGCTCCCTGTATTGTCGAAAAGAAAATAGATGGCGAGTACAAGTACTTTTTCTATTTCACAGCGGCCCAAAAAATAGGTGTGGCAGTTGCTGATAATCCAACAGGCCCTTTTGTTGATAGTGGAACAACATTAATCGATTTTAAAACTTTAGGGGTGGATCGAGGACAGGAAATTGATCCGGATGTATTTACTGATCCTGAATCGGGTAAAAGTTACCTGTATTGGGGAAATGGCTATATGGCAGCGGCTGAGTTGAATGACGACATGGTGTCGATCAACAAAAATACCTTGAAGCAGATGAATATTGATAACACGTATCGAGAAGGAACGTATGTTATTTATCGGGATGGAACCTATTATTTCATGTGGTCGGAAGATGATACTCGCAGTCCGAATTATAAAGTACGTTACGCTACTTCTGATTCTCCTTTGGGAAAGTTAACCATTCCTGAAAACAATATCGTGATTCAGCGCGATGAAGAGCAAAATATTTTTGCCCCCGGCCATAATTCAGCCATTCAGGTGCCAGGCAAAGACGAATGGTATTTGGTATATCATCGATTTACCTACCCAAAGGGAATCGAAATGGGACGTTCAGGAGGCTTCCATCGCGAAGTGTGTATCGACAAACTAGCGTTTAGCCCGGCAGGCGAAATATTAGAGGTCGATCCAACCTTGAAAGGGATTGATCCGTTAGAGTGA
- a CDS encoding alpha-L-arabinofuranosidase C-terminal domain-containing protein, giving the protein MKLLLSIFVLSLFSVFSSQANEPDSAYVFSYATQKNNGKNGLHYAWSVDQEKWHSIGPEFRFLFSDFGTWGSQKRMLAPFLFQDNEDGWHAIWSLNEKTGQFAHAQTDDLFTWSPQSYPYVLETGNVLLPEVTFLSTENVYQITWLSDWYEEQKIYKTTTTDFKSYSQTVEGDETDRVGAREKVLIDGEKQFGVVSKVPWSVIDGLIRFYELTKYHEIQRSERLTDDADRYADLKPLNAKITAMPENRKAISDLLIGVFFEDINYAADGGLYAELVQNRGFEYNPADTRFRDKNWDSKKAWSFTGDEGDFFIDTLVPVHPNQKHYAVVITGEKSESLQNEGFDGIPLKAGAKYNFSVFARTLEGTKGKLEVRLVDENGNVYAEGQSAVVKPDWTKLTLTLTAKETIDKAILALTPQFKGKVALDMISLFPRKTFKERKNGLRADLAQTIADLHPRFVRFPGGCVAHGDGLHNIYRWKNTVGPLETRKPDRNIWNYHQSMGLGYFEYFQFCEDVGAEPLPVIAAGVPCQNSQTGGHGQQGGIPMCDMDQYVQDILDLIEWANGDKGTRWGKLRAESGHPEPFNLKYVGIGNEDLITDIFQERFIMIFDAIKEKHPEITVIGTVGPFSEGTDYRVGWELASKLEVPMVDEHYYQPPGWYLNNQDYYDRYDRSEPKVYLGEYATHIPGRKLNMETALCDALHLINVERNADVVSMTSYAPLLAKKGNTQWNPDLIYFDNTNIYLTPDYYVQKLFGQNSGDEYIPSMVSLSDNNKDVQKRIASSFVYDSKSGDYILKLANLLPVSVHTEVDLSKIPIDFGDAQLTVLSGEVDDEKAKPEAKTIQIDKELTYTLPAYSFSVLRMKSN; this is encoded by the coding sequence ATGAAACTACTACTTTCTATCTTTGTTCTAAGCTTGTTTTCAGTATTCTCATCTCAGGCAAATGAGCCCGATTCTGCTTATGTCTTTTCTTATGCAACGCAAAAGAATAATGGAAAAAATGGTTTGCATTATGCCTGGAGTGTTGATCAGGAAAAATGGCATTCGATTGGACCGGAATTCCGTTTTTTATTTTCTGATTTCGGAACATGGGGATCGCAAAAACGGATGTTAGCTCCTTTTTTGTTTCAAGATAATGAGGACGGATGGCATGCGATCTGGAGTTTGAATGAAAAAACGGGACAATTTGCCCATGCGCAAACCGATGATTTATTTACTTGGTCGCCGCAATCTTATCCGTATGTACTGGAAACTGGAAATGTTTTGCTTCCAGAGGTTACTTTCCTGTCGACGGAAAATGTTTATCAAATTACTTGGTTAAGTGATTGGTATGAGGAACAGAAAATCTATAAAACAACTACAACTGATTTTAAAAGTTACTCGCAAACTGTTGAAGGAGACGAAACCGACCGGGTTGGTGCGCGCGAAAAGGTACTGATCGATGGTGAAAAACAATTCGGTGTTGTGTCAAAGGTTCCGTGGTCGGTTATTGACGGATTGATTCGTTTTTATGAGCTGACGAAATATCACGAAATACAGCGCTCAGAGCGATTAACGGATGATGCTGATCGCTATGCTGATTTAAAACCATTAAATGCAAAGATAACTGCGATGCCAGAGAACAGAAAGGCAATTAGCGATCTGCTGATTGGTGTGTTTTTTGAAGATATTAACTATGCAGCTGATGGTGGTTTGTATGCCGAATTAGTGCAAAATAGAGGTTTCGAATACAATCCTGCAGATACCAGGTTCCGCGACAAAAACTGGGACAGTAAGAAGGCCTGGAGCTTTACAGGGGATGAAGGTGATTTCTTTATTGATACCTTGGTTCCGGTTCATCCCAATCAAAAACACTATGCTGTAGTAATTACTGGCGAGAAAAGCGAATCATTGCAAAATGAAGGCTTTGATGGAATTCCACTGAAAGCTGGTGCCAAATATAATTTTTCCGTATTTGCACGCACGTTGGAAGGAACAAAAGGAAAATTGGAAGTTCGACTAGTGGATGAAAATGGTAATGTTTATGCTGAAGGTCAATCAGCAGTAGTGAAGCCCGACTGGACAAAGCTGACGTTGACGCTTACTGCAAAAGAGACAATTGACAAGGCGATATTAGCATTAACACCCCAATTTAAAGGAAAAGTAGCATTGGATATGATATCCCTTTTTCCGCGGAAAACTTTCAAGGAAAGAAAGAATGGATTGCGAGCCGATCTGGCTCAGACCATTGCTGATCTACATCCTCGTTTCGTGCGATTCCCCGGAGGTTGTGTGGCGCATGGCGACGGCTTGCATAACATTTATCGATGGAAAAATACGGTAGGTCCTTTGGAGACGCGCAAACCCGATCGTAATATTTGGAATTACCATCAATCGATGGGACTGGGGTATTTTGAGTATTTTCAGTTTTGTGAAGATGTTGGGGCTGAACCACTACCTGTGATTGCCGCCGGTGTTCCCTGTCAAAATTCACAAACTGGAGGGCATGGACAGCAAGGAGGAATTCCGATGTGCGATATGGATCAGTACGTGCAGGATATCCTCGATCTGATTGAATGGGCCAATGGTGATAAGGGTACAAGATGGGGAAAACTTCGCGCCGAATCGGGTCACCCGGAGCCCTTTAACTTGAAGTATGTGGGTATCGGAAATGAGGATCTTATCACGGACATTTTTCAAGAGCGTTTTATTATGATTTTTGACGCGATTAAAGAGAAGCACCCTGAGATTACTGTGATTGGCACCGTTGGCCCTTTTTCTGAGGGAACGGACTATCGTGTTGGTTGGGAGCTAGCTTCGAAGCTGGAAGTGCCAATGGTTGACGAACATTACTATCAACCTCCTGGCTGGTATTTGAATAATCAGGATTATTATGACCGGTATGATCGTTCGGAGCCAAAGGTGTATTTGGGCGAATATGCGACCCATATTCCGGGTCGAAAACTGAACATGGAAACAGCCTTGTGCGATGCACTTCATTTAATTAATGTGGAACGGAATGCTGACGTGGTGAGCATGACGTCGTATGCTCCTTTGCTGGCTAAAAAAGGGAATACACAGTGGAATCCGGACTTAATTTATTTCGACAATACCAACATTTATCTGACCCCTGATTACTATGTCCAAAAGCTTTTCGGACAAAACTCGGGAGATGAGTATATTCCGTCTATGGTTAGTTTGTCGGATAACAATAAAGACGTGCAAAAACGTATTGCATCATCGTTCGTTTACGATAGTAAATCGGGTGATTATATTCTGAAATTAGCGAATCTTCTGCCAGTCTCTGTGCATACAGAAGTTGATTTGTCTAAAATTCCGATTGATTTTGGAGATGCGCAACTAACAGTTCTTTCGGGTGAGGTAGATGATGAAAAGGCCAAACCCGAAGCGAAGACCATTCAAATTGACAAAGAACTTACTTACACGTTGCCGGCATACTCTTTCTCAGTTTTACGTATGAAATCAAATTAA
- a CDS encoding thiamine-binding protein: protein MNRNKVNMALQVLPQAERKNSYELVDTAIHVIQKSGLTYQVCPFETVIEGKFDELMDLVKQIHQELEKNGTEKLMTYIKIQTVFQQDVTIDDKMHKYK from the coding sequence ATGAACAGAAATAAAGTAAATATGGCTTTGCAGGTACTGCCTCAAGCTGAAAGGAAAAACAGTTATGAGCTTGTAGATACAGCCATTCACGTTATACAAAAGTCTGGATTAACATATCAGGTGTGTCCGTTTGAAACCGTGATTGAAGGTAAATTTGATGAATTAATGGACCTGGTGAAGCAAATTCATCAAGAGCTTGAAAAAAATGGGACAGAGAAATTAATGACTTATATTAAGATTCAGACTGTTTTTCAGCAAGATGTGACAATCGATGACAAAATGCACAAATATAAATGA
- the feoB gene encoding ferrous iron transport protein B, with amino-acid sequence MRLSEIKNNETVIITKVLGHGSFRKRITEMGFVKGKEVRVVKNTPFKGPIEFKILDYNITLRRSEANLIEVVSFNEAKEIIDANYEGVIDKEILKKSANEKGKIINIALVGNPNCGKTTLFNFLSGSKEHVGNYSGVTISAKKASFEKEGYLFNLIDLPGTYSLTAYSPEEIYVRKYIWKETPDLVINVLDSSNLERNLFLTTQLIDMDIKVVCALNMYDELLKNKSIFNYEKMGEMMGIPIIPTVSSKGQGIDELLKKSIEVYEDRDPIVRHVHINYGQEVEKSIRRIRAKIKENKPITDKISSRFLALKLLEKDNETFFNLSRYSNFDQIKAITKEESLRIETLFNEDSETVITDAKYGFISGALKENFKQKLKKEKSKSEKIDGVLTHPLMGMPIFIVLIFVAFYSTFTLGSYPMTWIENLVGTLSGFVSSHMEEGMLHDLITNGVIDGTGSVLVFLPNILILFFFISIMEDSGYMARAAFIMDKIMHFFGLHGRSFIPMVMGFGCNVPAIMATRTLRSPSDRLLTMLIIPFMSCSARLPVYVLFISAFFPNNPGLVLVGIYFTGIFIAFLIAQLFNKTIFKSKETPFVLELPPYRIPTARNVLIHMWDKTWQYLKKIGGVILIGVIIIWALGYFPRETDVTKQIATQIEQLQTETQAQQKTIHQLELKQEAMRLQNSYLGRIGQFIEPAMRPLGFDWKMSVSLLAGLPAKEIVVSTMGVLYQIDDDQEVSLTKKLQQERYTTGPKKGQLIISVPVALAFLIFILVYFPCIGVIAAIRNESGKLFWALFTMFYTTALAWVLSFIALHISRFFF; translated from the coding sequence GTGAGGCTTTCAGAGATAAAAAATAACGAAACAGTAATAATAACAAAAGTTCTGGGCCATGGTTCTTTCCGAAAAAGAATCACTGAGATGGGATTTGTAAAGGGCAAAGAAGTCCGAGTTGTAAAAAACACTCCCTTTAAAGGCCCCATTGAGTTTAAAATTCTGGATTATAATATTACCCTGCGTCGTTCTGAAGCTAACCTGATTGAGGTGGTGTCGTTTAACGAAGCAAAAGAAATTATCGATGCTAATTATGAAGGAGTCATTGATAAAGAGATTTTGAAGAAATCGGCTAACGAAAAGGGCAAAATTATCAACATTGCCTTGGTAGGAAATCCAAATTGCGGAAAGACCACTCTTTTCAATTTTCTTTCGGGATCAAAAGAGCATGTTGGCAACTATAGTGGAGTAACCATCAGCGCAAAGAAAGCCTCATTCGAGAAAGAAGGCTATTTATTCAACCTGATCGACCTCCCGGGAACTTACTCTCTGACAGCCTATTCGCCCGAAGAAATATACGTGCGCAAATACATCTGGAAAGAAACACCGGATCTTGTTATCAACGTACTCGATTCATCGAATTTGGAACGCAACCTGTTTTTAACGACCCAGCTTATTGATATGGACATCAAAGTGGTTTGTGCACTAAACATGTATGATGAGCTGCTGAAAAACAAAAGCATTTTCAATTACGAGAAAATGGGTGAAATGATGGGAATTCCTATCATTCCAACAGTTAGTTCGAAAGGGCAAGGTATTGACGAGCTACTGAAAAAATCGATTGAAGTTTATGAAGATCGTGATCCGATTGTGCGACATGTCCACATCAACTATGGGCAAGAAGTTGAAAAATCGATTCGCAGGATACGCGCTAAAATAAAGGAAAACAAACCCATTACCGACAAAATTTCCTCTCGCTTTTTAGCTTTAAAGTTACTGGAAAAAGATAATGAAACGTTTTTCAACCTGTCGCGCTATTCAAATTTCGATCAGATAAAAGCAATTACAAAAGAGGAGTCGCTCCGGATTGAGACGCTTTTTAACGAAGACAGCGAAACGGTAATTACCGATGCTAAATATGGGTTTATATCAGGAGCACTAAAAGAGAATTTCAAACAGAAATTAAAAAAAGAAAAATCAAAATCAGAGAAGATTGATGGAGTTCTAACGCACCCGTTGATGGGCATGCCAATTTTTATTGTCCTCATCTTCGTTGCATTTTACAGTACTTTTACGCTTGGAAGTTACCCCATGACCTGGATTGAAAACCTGGTAGGTACACTGAGTGGTTTTGTATCGTCACACATGGAAGAGGGGATGTTGCACGATTTAATCACCAACGGAGTCATTGATGGAACTGGAAGTGTATTAGTCTTCCTACCCAATATTCTAATCCTTTTCTTTTTTATTTCCATCATGGAAGACTCCGGCTACATGGCACGTGCAGCATTTATCATGGACAAAATCATGCATTTTTTTGGTCTCCATGGGCGTTCTTTCATTCCAATGGTAATGGGTTTTGGATGTAATGTTCCTGCGATTATGGCTACACGAACCTTGCGGAGTCCCAGCGATCGGTTGTTGACCATGCTCATCATCCCATTTATGTCGTGCAGTGCGCGGTTACCGGTTTATGTGTTGTTTATCTCTGCTTTCTTCCCCAATAACCCGGGACTGGTATTAGTCGGAATCTATTTTACAGGTATATTCATTGCTTTTCTGATTGCACAATTATTCAATAAAACCATTTTTAAAAGCAAGGAAACTCCATTTGTATTAGAACTCCCCCCTTACCGAATCCCAACGGCTCGAAATGTATTAATACACATGTGGGATAAAACCTGGCAATACCTGAAGAAAATTGGTGGCGTAATTTTGATTGGTGTAATTATCATCTGGGCATTGGGATATTTCCCTCGCGAAACAGATGTAACAAAACAAATTGCTACTCAAATTGAACAACTTCAGACAGAAACACAAGCGCAGCAAAAAACAATTCACCAGCTCGAATTAAAGCAAGAAGCGATGCGTTTACAGAATTCATATTTAGGTAGAATCGGTCAATTTATAGAGCCGGCAATGCGCCCTCTAGGCTTCGACTGGAAAATGAGCGTTAGTTTATTAGCTGGACTGCCCGCTAAAGAAATTGTTGTAAGCACCATGGGCGTTCTGTATCAAATTGATGACGATCAAGAAGTTAGTTTAACAAAAAAACTTCAGCAGGAACGTTATACAACAGGCCCAAAAAAAGGGCAGCTCATCATTTCGGTTCCAGTGGCTCTGGCATTTTTAATTTTTATTTTGGTGTATTTCCCATGTATAGGAGTAATTGCAGCTATTCGAAATGAATCAGGGAAACTATTCTGGGCTCTATTTACGATGTTCTACACTACAGCCTTAGCCTGGGTTTTATCGTTTATCGCGTTACATATATCCCGTTTTTTCTTTTAA
- the rpe gene encoding ribulose-phosphate 3-epimerase, which produces MSTRFIAPSILSADFCKLGKDIEMINSSDADYIHCDIMDGVFVPNISFGIPVVEKVAEVAAKPLDVHLMITNPDHFIVPFRKAGASILTVHYETCPHLHRTVSSIKNEGMKASVCLNPHTPVHLLDDIISDLDMVLIMSVNPGFGGQIFIKNTYQKIRDLKELIMVKNPKCLIEVDGGVNFEIGRNLYEAGADVLVSGSFIFKTDDPITMINKFKTL; this is translated from the coding sequence ATGAGCACACGATTTATAGCCCCTTCTATTTTGTCTGCTGATTTTTGCAAATTAGGTAAAGATATTGAAATGATAAATAGCAGTGACGCTGACTATATTCATTGCGATATTATGGATGGAGTTTTTGTTCCGAATATTTCATTTGGAATCCCTGTTGTTGAAAAGGTTGCTGAAGTAGCAGCGAAACCGCTGGATGTGCACCTAATGATTACGAATCCTGATCATTTTATTGTTCCATTTCGGAAAGCCGGAGCTTCCATATTGACGGTGCATTACGAAACTTGCCCTCATTTGCATCGAACTGTTAGTTCAATTAAAAATGAAGGAATGAAAGCAAGTGTATGTTTAAATCCGCATACTCCCGTTCATTTACTCGACGATATTATTTCCGATCTGGATATGGTGCTCATTATGTCAGTAAACCCGGGGTTTGGCGGACAGATATTTATTAAAAATACCTACCAAAAAATTCGGGATTTAAAAGAGCTCATTATGGTTAAAAATCCCAAATGTTTGATTGAGGTAGACGGTGGGGTGAACTTTGAAATAGGACGCAATCTTTATGAGGCGGGGGCGGATGTGCTTGTTTCAGGAAGTTTTATTTTTAAAACTGACGACCCAATTACTATGATCAACAAATTTAAGACACTATAA
- a CDS encoding sigma-70 family RNA polymerase sigma factor — translation MRQLRITKQVTNRETLSLDKYLHEIGKVELLTAEKEVELAKRIRKGDRAALEKLIKANLRFVVSVSKQYQNQGLSLPDLINEGNLGLIKAAERFDETRGFKFISYAVWWIRQSILQALAEQARIVRLPLNKIGSINKINRAFSKLEQEYQREPTAEEVAKVLETTAGVVENAMKVSNHHVSMDAPMHDEDGNSLYDVMLNDESPSPDNGLLDNSLKKEIERTLLTLGEREAEILKYYFGLNGYRQHTLEEIGDIFSLTRERVRQIKEKSIKRLKNNYRNRLLKAYLGQ, via the coding sequence ATGAGACAACTTAGAATTACAAAGCAAGTTACCAACAGAGAAACCTTATCTCTTGATAAGTATCTGCACGAGATTGGTAAAGTTGAACTGCTAACCGCCGAGAAGGAAGTTGAACTTGCTAAGCGTATTCGGAAAGGTGATCGTGCCGCGTTAGAAAAATTAATAAAAGCGAATCTTCGTTTTGTCGTTTCAGTTTCGAAACAATACCAGAATCAAGGTTTGAGTCTTCCTGATTTGATTAATGAAGGGAATTTGGGCTTGATTAAAGCTGCCGAACGCTTTGATGAAACCCGTGGGTTTAAATTTATTTCGTATGCAGTTTGGTGGATTCGCCAGTCGATATTGCAAGCACTTGCCGAACAAGCCCGGATAGTCCGTCTGCCTTTAAATAAAATTGGATCGATTAATAAGATTAACCGCGCATTTTCGAAGTTGGAGCAAGAATATCAGCGGGAACCTACGGCGGAGGAGGTGGCTAAAGTATTGGAAACAACTGCAGGAGTTGTGGAGAATGCTATGAAAGTGTCTAATCATCATGTTTCTATGGATGCTCCAATGCATGATGAGGATGGTAATAGTCTTTACGATGTGATGCTGAATGATGAGTCTCCCAGCCCGGATAACGGCTTGCTCGATAACTCATTGAAAAAGGAAATTGAACGTACATTGTTAACCTTAGGCGAACGAGAAGCTGAAATTTTAAAATATTATTTTGGGTTGAATGGCTATCGGCAGCACACGCTGGAAGAAATAGGAGACATTTTTAGCCTTACTCGTGAACGCGTTCGTCAGATTAAAGAAAAATCAATCAAACGATTGAAAAACAACTATCGAAATCGCTTGCTGAAAGCTTACCTGGGACAGTAG